From the genome of Uranotaenia lowii strain MFRU-FL chromosome 1, ASM2978415v1, whole genome shotgun sequence, one region includes:
- the LOC129737799 gene encoding putative CENPB DNA-binding domain-containing protein 1 — MPPKQLPTTSKADKKRCRKSITLGTKLEVLRRLEAGQKIVEIRDAMGLAKSTIQTIRAKKKHIESYLESAAPLNISRFTRQRNWIVETMEALLISWIESNNKRNIPMGQKMIMEKALSICDSLKNGDTGTESFEHISFKASRGWFDSFKRRFKLDNLKISGEGAKTFEGASEENTTTSQGACTPEPDLELFSCEELIQVKLEQTPDEEIENDVSEQLATENLRISERIIEKAAYTRESDPLSYEDLIVEVKSEPVSDEETEHVVSKQLTSEKISKAFSCFEQGIRIFLENDPDYERSAKVALSINSAIKCYKSLKNNKKVRTQSTQTRFSSFFKPVPSMSTKKQNHRFS, encoded by the coding sequence atgccACCAAAACAACTACCAACTACTTCGAAGGCTGATAAAAAGAGATGCCGTAAATCAATCACGTTGGGAACTAAACTAGAAGTCTTACGTCGTTTAGAAGCTGGACAGAAAATTGTTGAGATTCGTGATGCTATGGGACTGGCAAAATCTACCATTCAAACTATTCGTGCGAAAAAGAAACACATTGAGTCATATTTGGAATCTGCTGCACCTTTAAATATCTCGAGATTCACACGCCAAAGAAATTGGATTGTTGAAACAATGGAAGCACTATTGATTTCGTGGATTGAGAGCAATAACAAACGAAATATACCAATGGGTCAGAAGATGATCATGGAAAAAGCTTTGAGTATTTGCGATAGTTTAAAGAATGGAGATACCGGGACCGAATCTTTTGAACATATTTCGTTCAAAGCTAGCCGAGGATGGTTTGACAGCTTTAAAAGAAGATTTAAgttagataatttaaaaataagtggtGAAGGAGCAAAAACTTTTGAGGGCGCGTCTGAGGAAAATACCACAACTTCTCAGGGTGCTTGTACACCTGAACCTGATTTAGAACTCTTTTCGTGTGAGGAATTGATCCAGGTAAAATTAGAACAAACCCCTGATGAAGAGATAGAAAATGATGTTTCCGAGCAGCTAGCAACGGAAAATCTCAGAATTTCAGAGCGAATTATTGAGAAAGCTGCTTACACCCGTGAGTCTGACCCCCTTTCATATGAGGATCTCATCGTTGAGGTGAAATCGGAACCAGTCTCCGATGAAGAGACAGAGCATGTTGTATCCAAACAGCTAACATcggaaaaaatctcaaaagctTTTTCCTGCTTCGAACAAGGAATACGCATCTTTCTCGAAAACGATCCTGACTACGAACGTAGCGCCAAAGTAGCTCTAAGCATTAACTCAGCCATCAAGTGTTATAAATCACTGaagaacaacaaaaaagttCGGACACAGTCAACTCAAACTAGGTTCAGCAGCTTTTTCAAACCAGTCCCATCCATGTCGACAAAAAAACAGAATCACCGTTTCTCCTAA